ATGAATATGGATCTAGGTACGGATACATGTGCTTGCATTGGATTCGACTATATTTAAAAGTAGAGCTATAAAAATATGCCTAAATTATGAGACATTATGTGGAAAACTTGCATGTAGCATGTAGAGTGTAGTAACATAAtcttttattctcaagttgtaagTAGACATCTAGAAATCTACAATCGCTTTTGTTTTGAGATATCAAAATGCCAAATCTTATATCTAATATCTTCGTAGTTTACGGTCAAAATTTGACTAGATCCGCTACGTATCCCACACCCATACTTAGTGtcagtgtcgtgtcgacacgggtgtgGCACCACAAATGAAGTATTCGCGCAACTCAAGTTTTCCCACGAGACTATGTATTAATCAATATGTCTTGGTGGTATATATGACTTGATTCAGAGAATGTTGAAAATCATCATTTATGCGAAGAGACCATTAAAAATTGAAGTGCCAAAGTTAAACCTATCATTTACTAGGTGGTAAAAAGATTGAGTAAATCGTTTAACTAGCTAGTTAATGTTACAAAGTTTGCTATATCAATTGAAGTGTTTGAGAGATATTACAAACTGCAGATTTCATGGGTGGCAAGTGTTCAAAGAGGCCAAAAACTGGCGGATATTCAGGCAATCCGCAGTCATCATATACTCAACCAAGCTACAATTATCCGACTTATCAGGCATATTGTGGTCCACTTCCTGCATCAAGGAAATATTCAAAGATCAACGATGACTACAACAGCATAGAACAGGTTACTGATGCGCTTGCACGTGCAGGACTAGAGTCTTCGAACTTAATTGTTGGCATCGATTTTACCAAGAGCAATGAGTGGACCGGTGCAAGGTCATTCCAAGGGAAAAGTTTGCATCATATCGCGGATAATCAGCAAAATCCATATGAACAAGCAATATCTATCATTGGAAGAACACTATCAAAGTTTGATGAGGACAACTTAATTCCTTGTTTTGGATTTGGTGATGCCTCAACACATGACCAACAAGTCTTCAGTTTCTATCAGGATGAGAAAGTATGTTATGGATTCGAGCAAGTACTGAGTCGATATAGAGAATTAGTTCCTCAATTACGCCTTGCTGGACCAACGTCGTTTGCTCCTATTATTGAAATGGCAATCAGTATTGTAGAGCAGAGTGGTGGCCAATACCATGTTTTGTTGATAATAGCAGATGGACAGGTTACAACAAGTGTAGATGCTGCGCGTGGTCAATTAAGCCCTCAAGAGAAGAGAACAGTTGAAGCAATTGTGAAAGCAAGCCAATATGCCTTGTCTATTGTTGTAGTTGGGGTTGGAGATGGGCCGTGGGATATGATGAGGGAATTCGATGACAATATACCTGCTCGAGCGTTTGACAATTTCCAGTTTGTTAATTTTACAGAAATCATGTCAAAAAATGTGAACTGGTCCAGGATAGAAGCAGAGTTTGCATTGGCAGCATTGATGGAAATACCTTCTCAGTACAAGGCAACTCTCGAGCTGAACATTTTGGGTGCTCGTCGAGGGCTGGAAATTGGCACGATTCCTCTCCCTCCTCCTCCCTATGGTGCAATTTAGTCACTTTTCTAGGGTTATATCTCATGACAATGAGGTTCCActatgccaaatatcaatcactGAATGCTTTCTGGTGTTAAAGTTTGTTCTTTTTAAGTTTTTTGTAAATGTGGAGCAAGTTTCTGGTTTATCAATCACTACTTCCTTCGATTTATCCTACACTTGCTGCTACTTCGCCGCTACAGCCACTGCCAAGGCTGCCTGGGATGCTTTGCACATTGCATATTTATTCCAACAAATCTCAAACAAGAATCTTTAGTATGTCAACAAATCTCAAATATATTTCCGACAATATTTTGATCCTGTCAAAAATAAAGTCTATTTATCAAGGGatgttatatttttggaagacACTCACTACAAGAAGTAGAAGTAAGGTTTTCAATGACGACTTTCTGGGCGACCTCTTAGTCATCACGAAAGTAAGTGCCGAGTCACCACAAATTCAGCGGCGAACCATATGTTGTTGGTTGGAATAGCGACCAACCTTATATCTATTTTGTGGCGCATTTGCTTACATTTTGTGGCAACTAGGTCGCCACAAAAGCTAATTTGTTTTATTAGAGTCGCACAAAAAGTAAACAAATGATTGCTACAAAATTAAGGCAGGTCGCTACTCAAAACATTAACATATAGTTCCCCCTGAAACCATCACTTATTGTGGCGATTCGGCACTTACCTTTGGTGGCGACTAAAGTGGTGCCGCAGAAAGGCTGAAACCTTATTTCCTGTAGTGACCTATCCTTAAAATATTTTCTCCAGTTTACAAATTAAACAGATAGATGATACTGCTTGGAATTTTCCCCCCCTATAGTCAACACATAAAAGATAAAAAATCCGTTTGCTCCCCTAGCTTGGTACACCGAGCTCAAAATCTTTTTGAGCAAGTTGAGCATGTCGGCAAGTTGAACAAAGCGATCAATGGCTTCAAAGCCGAGCGAGGTTGAAGACAGGTTCAAAGCGGGTTCAGTTCTAGCTTCAACTAATTTGACGATAATGAAAATTTTTcttataaaaaagaaaagaaaagaaaaaaatatgccCGGAGTACCGTACGCTGTGACAAATTTTCAACCATATATTTTTAGCATTCTTGCTGCTGTATCTTTAAAAACATTCTTGTTGTTGCATCTTTCAACATTCTGAGCTTCTGTTTATACATAACGTTCTTTTTTTTTCCGCCAAAGGTTCTCCATAGGAGATTATATTGAAGATAAGTCAAAAGGAACATAGAGGGGGCATATACCTGACCTCATCAAAATAGAGCTAATTGGACAAATCCAACTTTACAATTGTCTTATCCCTAAGAAAACAGAAAGAAAAGGAGGGTTACTCCTGAAACAATTAAGGTCCCAAAATTGCTAAGTATGAAACTTAGCACAAATATCACATTCAACCTGGATCAAAGATGAAGGTGTTCTTCGTTACCTTAATTCTAAAACTTGGTCTTCTTAGCTCATCATTTTTCACTGAGGATGTAATCTGCCTTGGCATGTTTATAGCGCCAATGAAGAACTGATTTTTTCTATCTCTTTCCGCTAAATTTGCTAGAAGATCAGCTGGAATGTTACCTTCCCTGAAGGTGTGAGTGAATTGAAACTGTCCATCTGTGTTCATTGCTTGAATCTCTTTGACTTCTTCTCTGATTTGCCATGCCGTGGAGATTTCTCCCTTTATCATTTGAAGAACAAGTAAATAGTCTGATTCAATAGTTAATCTGTTAAAGCCGTGGTCTAAACACCACCTCATTCCAGTTTTAATAGCCTGCACCTCGGCTGAATTATTGGAGCAACACCCAAGATACACAGTGAAAGCCATGACCATATGTCCAAGGTGATCTCTTAAAATCCCACCACCCCCTCTCCCAAGATTTCCTTTGTTGCACCCATCTGCATTTAATTTGAACTCACCGAAAGCAGGATTATTCCATATCACTGAAATGATGCTCAACTTGAGCTTAATCGTATCAACTATTTGGGTAATTCTTGGAAAGGGAAAGGTGAAGGATAAAGAAGAGAATTGAGCCGAAAGAAGCAGTCGCATCGGGTATGTAATTTTTGCAATGATACTGCTAATAGTATTTCTAACTCCCTCATATTTAAAAGTACATCGATACTTCCAAATTTTCCATCATATAACAGATGGAAGACATTGCAATATCAACTCATGAAGTTTATTTTGAGGTTGAACAATCCACCATCTAATAAATTTGACTCTTATGCCACCTGTAGATTGTATTCTCAAACCACATGCATCTTGAAAATATTTCCAAACTTTCCCAGCAACCACACTTTCACAAAATAGATACTTAATAGACTCAGAGGTACTATTAGGACAACAATAGTATTTTGAAGGGCCATGCACGCCAAATTTAACCAAAGAATCATCTGTGGCTAATTTACCATTCAATAACCGCAATGTATGGAAAGAGACTTTGAATGGTAACTTACTATGCCAAATCTTAGAAGGGTGAGTGAGGAACCTTTAGATTTCCTAAGAGCCTTCCAAGCTGATTTGCTTGAAAAGGATCCATCGATTGCTTGAGATAAAGTCGGACACTCTAATCTTCTTAGATTTGTTGCCTTGTCCAATTACTTTGGTTAATGTACCTTTATTTGTCCAGTTGTCCCACCAAAAAGAGATGTTGTCCTTCCCCACTTTCTATAAGATATACTTTTTACAATCTTTTCTAATATCCATTAGCCTTCTCCAAGAGGGAGATTGAGAATAGTTCTTCTTTTTAGAAACTGGATGACTTCATTTACAGTACTTGGCTTCCAAAAAGAGAGTGAGAAGGGACTTATGAGTTCTGAAATTTCACCAAGCTTTAGCAGCAAATGAAATGCACATGTCATGCAATGACTTAAATCCTACCCCTCCCTCTACCTTAGGGTAACATAAATTCTTCCATGAAAACCAGTGATAAGTTCTCTTGCTTTCTAAAGATCCGCAAAAGAAATTAGCAAGAGATTTTTCAATATGTCCAAGGGTAGTTTTTGGTGAATGCACAAcaaatatgatatgcaatgatagTGAATGCAGTACAGACCTGATAAGGACCACTCTACCCCCAACAGAAAGAAGTTTTCCTTTCCACCCCTGAGTTTTATTTGCTATTTTGGCCACCATAtttccaaaatgacaaaaaaaaaTTTCTTCCAATGTAAATAGGGCACCCTAGATAAGTAAAAGGGAAAGGGGAATGAGAAAAACCAGTAATGCATTTGATATCATCTATGATACAAATAGGAGTAGAGGGAGATACCAGAAAAGAAGATTTTCTTTTATTCACCATTTGGCCTGAGACTTGCTCATAATTTCTAGCTTCCTTATCATCATGGAAATGGATAGAAGGTCCACATAGGAAAAAAGTATAGTGTCATTGTCATATGTAAGATGAGTGATCAAAGGACTACCATAGTCCACGGAAAAGGGGATGAAATTCTTATTCCTCAATTGATCCACATAGTAGATAATAGCTCAGCTCTAATAACAAATTGTGAGGGAGATAGTGGGTCACCTTGTTTGAGACCTCTTGAGGATTTGAAAAATCCATGCCTAACTCCATTGATATTAATGGAATACCAGTTGTTAGAGACCAACTTGGCAACCATGTCAATCCAAAATTCAGAGAATCTCAATTGTCTTAAAGTCTGGCAAAGGTAGTCCCAAGCAACCCTATCAAAAGCTTTGGCCATGTGCAGTTTGAACACTACATTCCCATTAATATTTTGCCTTTTTAAATTATGAACCAATTCCTGTGTGAGCATTTCATTTTCAGAGATCGATCTCCCTTTTATGAAGCTCATTTGGTTAGGGGAGATGATCTTATTCATCAAAAGGGATAGTCTAATATTCAGCAGCTTGGATATGATTTTGGAAGTGAAGTTACTTAAGCTAATGGGCCTAAAATCAGTGTATCGTTGGGGGGTTGTCAATTTTAGGGATAAGGAATAGGCATGTGTGAGTGAAATATCTTGGGAGTTCACTACCAGAAAAGAAATCCAGTAAAACATCATAAAGATCCTTAGCAATAATATTCCAGCAGTGATGAAAATATTTCCCAGATAAGCCATCCGGACCAGGTGAACTACTACTACTCATAGAGAAGACCACTTGTTTCACTTCATTTATAGTTGGAATGACCTCCAATGCCAGCTTGTCATCTTCACCTATCACTCTGGGAAGCCTCTTGAGAATAGAAAAATCTCTACATGTAGTCTCTTGTGCAAATTATTGTTCAAaaaaggcaacaacttcagtaACTATGTCATCCCTATTTTCAATCCATGTGCCATCCTGTTTTTTAATTCTCGTTAACTGTAGCTTTTTCCTTCTGGAGTTGATAACAGAATGAAAGAACCTTGTGTTATTATCCCCCTCTGAATACCACTTCAATCCAACTTTTTGCCTCCAAAAGGATTCTTCATTTTTAAAGTGCTTGATAAGCTGAGCATTCACATTGTTGTACTCCATCCTATTATACTCTGAGTTATCATTCAAACATCTATCCTCAAGCTTTGCAAGTCTATTTTGTAGTTCCTTGGTTTTGTCAAAAATATTCCCAATAGTGTTTCTAGACCAGGAGGAGAGACTCTTACAAACATTCTTAAGCTTGAGATGAAATTTTCACATAGAACCTCCTTCGACCTGTATCTGCCAAGCTTGTTCAACGACTTTTAAGAAGTCCTCTTGTTCAGTCCAAAAGTCTAAGAATCTGAAATATTTCTTAGGCTCCCATATAGTGTTGGCCGTAGAAATAAGCAATGGGGCGTGATCAGATCCAGTTCTGACCAAATGAACAACTGAAGTATCAGGAAATATTTGCAATCATTCAGAGTTTACTAATGCCCTATCCAATCTTGACCATATCCTCTTACTAGGTGCCCAGCCATTACACCAGGTGAAGGGGTTACCAAAGTAGCCAAGGTCCATCAAACCACTGCCTACTATACAATTAATGAAAGGAAGGTTTTTAGACATACTATGAATTCTACCCCCTTTCTTCTCCTCAAGCTCCATTATAGAATTAAAGTTGCCAGCGACCATCCATGGTGAAGTCATATCATCAGAAAGGCTTGAGAAATTTCATCTGATAGATGTAGTTGAGTAGAGCAACCTTCAATCAATACGTCATCCACATCATCACTATTGGTGGATTTTGCATCCGTATTTTCATCACTGGACTCCGATTGATCTACAACAATTTCATAGTCATCTTCAGTGTCATTTATGATTAGATTATTTTCAGTTGTTTCTGATTCTTCCCTATCGACTTTAAACTATGAATCTACATCATATTTATTTTCGAGCTCTACATCATTATTGCCTTCAGTAGAAGCAATATCTGTTGGTAGGGGATCATTCGGTAGAGGGTCATGTGGTATATAAAGGGTATGATGAGATTGTGATTTTACTAATTGCACTGAAGTAAGGTTTATTTGCTGGGTTGGACTATTTTGGATTGGTCTTGGGATGGTGTCGATTAGGGATGTTAGAGTTTATTGCTTAGGAGGGATGAAAATGGATATAGTATTAGATTTAACCTGGGAGGATTGTTCTTTTTTGGGAGGAGGGGTTTGGTGAGTTTCTGTTGAGTAGTTAGGATTGGGTGTAGTAGGTTGTGATTGGGACCTTTTGGTTGGAAGAGTGTTTTTTTAAGCTTGGAATGGGTTGGTTAGTTGTATTGATTTGTTACAATGATTGCTTGGAGGTTTGAGGAAGATAGGTTGTATGGTTACTCGGTTGTGCTTGCCAGTGAACTCTTTTCTTTGATCTATTATGCTGCTTTGGTACTTGTTGGTTTTGTGAAATATATTCAGAATGTTTTGCTTTATTCATCATCTGTTTTTGAGTGTTCCCCTGATCCCTTGACTGTTGGATTAGATGCTCTTCCTTCTGCAATTACAAGTTGTGCTCTGTGAAGTTGCCTTCACATTGAGTTTGTTGCGATGATCCACTCAAAATATTCTTGCCCTTTGATTGTTGATTCTTCTTCTTATTGTTTCTCTGTACTGTCCATTCATCATTGCTTACTTCTTTAGTGGATGTACCCAAGACCTGAACCTCCTCATCTCTTTTCATAACTTGATCCTGAGCTTCTTCATCCCTTTTCTTATTTCTGCAGGAAGATATATCATGGCCTTGCATAGAACAATATTGGCAGTATGAGGGATCACCTTCATATTCTATGTCTAACCAATATCCCTCCTCCTCGTTAGTGCCTAATCTCTTGAACCCCACCCAAATTTGATCTTGTTTGGGTTTTAAGAGCTCAATTTCAACTTTAAGCTTGGTCACATTTCCACTAGACTTAGAATAAGTGGACATGTCTGGTGCCATAGCAGTGCCAACAGAACTAAACATTCTTGAAATAATATCCCATCTAAAAAGATGCCATGGAAGTTGATGAATTAGGATCCAGATAGGAGCAATTGAGGTTTCACATTCAGGGACAAAGTCAGGAGTCCATTTAATGATTTTCATAATATATGGAGCGAGAGTAATGGAGGGTTTAAAGTAGATAGAGTAGAAATAAGTGTGGTTCTGCTGTTACTTCCTTCTATTTcgccctttcatttcttttctcaccaatGTTCCTCTTTCTGTGATGCAACGGTTCCCTAGATGCCCGTAGCAATTCCCGAACTCAAGAATTGAGTACGAGCTTtggtttcgacctccacatactcCTAgagctcatggcgtgatttgtcaaagggccgatgggaggcaaaCAATCACGGTGAGCCCCTTTCTCGTACCTTTTAGTAGTTCGAACGAGACACTTTccatatatttttaataaaatttcccacatgtaggtgtgggcaaagatgcggttttgaggcccttgtccatcGAGGAAGAAGctttggcctctgtcccaaagccggcaaaatataataagagga
This region of Nicotiana tomentosiformis chromosome 4, ASM39032v3, whole genome shotgun sequence genomic DNA includes:
- the LOC104114637 gene encoding E3 ubiquitin-protein ligase RGLG2-like, which gives rise to MGGKCSKRPKTGGYSGNPQSSYTQPSYNYPTYQAYCGPLPASRKYSKINDDYNSIEQVTDALARAGLESSNLIVGIDFTKSNEWTGARSFQGKSLHHIADNQQNPYEQAISIIGRTLSKFDEDNLIPCFGFGDASTHDQQVFSFYQDEKVCYGFEQVLSRYRELVPQLRLAGPTSFAPIIEMAISIVEQSGGQYHVLLIIADGQVTTSVDAARGQLSPQEKRTVEAIVKASQYALSIVVVGVGDGPWDMMREFDDNIPARAFDNFQFVNFTEIMSKNVNWSRIEAEFALAALMEIPSQYKATLELNILGARRGLEIGTIPLPPPPYGAI